The window TAAAGTGCCATATATAAGCCATTTTATGAGCTGTACAAACATTAGGAGTTATCCTGCTGTCATCTGCACTGAGTTTAGTGTAAGTCTGTATTAAATGTCACACACTCACCGCAAGAGTGGTTGAGATGCATCAGGCACTATAAATGATGGAGAATAATTcagttttcattatatatatgcaCAGTTTGCATCTTCTGTATTAGGTTATATGGCTCTCAACTAAAGTAATAGTAAACATTAGGTAAAGTGCAGTTATTTGAGAAAAATGTGTAGTAAAGGCGAATGCAGATAAAAAAcacgagatatgaactcagaggATTCAGCACATGATAAACTGCACTGCTTAACTTCACTTCTGTTCctggaataaaatattaaactgttttttgTAATTAGATTAGATGTGAAACATCTCCTACTTATCTCAAATGATAATTAACTGTGTACTAGATGTGTTCATTTTTACTGCTCTTGCTCACTGTCTTTTCGTCTGCTTTGGAGGTTATTTCTTATCTTCGGGATAGAAACATTAAtatgtttaatcaaattaatttacaGAAAAACACTTTTAGGAGACAGTTTGCATTCAGCACTACAGTCAATTAGCTAGAATCTATTAAAACTATTAACGGCAGTATTTTctattttcctctttttaatttctgcagcaaatctcacaaaaaaaaaaaaaggtttattcatCCTGCAgtcaaaaggaaaataaaaaatgcttaagACAATTAacctatttttgtttgtttgttttttctctatTGATTTTGAAGATGAAATATAACCCAGATATCTTCATCCTCTAACTTTGCAGCTAACGCTTTGGAGAGCCTGAGTGTTTGTCTATGCCACTGCAGTGGGtttcatacccccccccccccccccccagccgtGTTTACACTGGTTGAGGCTTGAAAACTGCTCCAGGCTGTATTTCAAAGGGAATCCCTGCGGTCAGCGCAGCCGTCACACACTCGCACAGGGTGGTCCCAGCCTCGAGACGGCACTGGCCTGGTCTTGGTCGAGCAGTTCCCACACACTCCCTGACCGCATGCCCGGCAGTGGTGCTTGTGTATGCTGGGGGTGAAGGGTTTGGCACAGCTGTGGCACTGGGTGATCTCCTGGTCTGGGATCCAATAGTCTGGTCTCGCAACTCCCTTTACTAAACCTGAAGACAggacatgatgtaaaaaaaaacattgctctgCATTGTATGTAATACAATTCTCTAGGGTTAATTCAGAGTGTTTTTAAGTGGCAACACTCACATAGAGGGTAGTCCACTGCGGTGGAGACCATATCCAGTGTTGACTGAGCTACTTCTGCCACCCTACGGGCGACTAGTGCTCGGGGTTCTGTGACAGCCACTGCAGGGGAGAGAATATAGACCATTTAAAACTGGTTTGGAAAGCACAACTCAACTCAACAACCCTGGAGAATATtgcaaaatttttatatttttttttacaagaccaAACATTCTGCATGATGCATGGAAAGCAATGTGGGTCTGAAGTTGTACCCAGTTTTTGGACACAGTAGGAgcgttttcaacactgataataatcaatgctccaaatcagcatattaaaatgattttaatccAGTAAAGAttggggtaatgatgctgaaagttcagctttataaattacatttgtttttttaatagaatACTGTATGATTTGTACtatgtaattattacattttctgGCTAATTCGGGTACATTTACgggaatgttttattaatgtacaaTGCCCCTGccaactaaaaaaaaagttttatatttatatttttaaattgtaaaaataatgcacaatattactgttttactgtatttttgatcaaataaatgcagcctctgtaaGCATAAGTGAAAAAGGCTTGCCAACCCAACACCTTTGGTAGGTAAAGTAAACTTAGGAAGTGTAAGAATTCCTCCAGAATAAGTGCTCACCCTGTCCAGTGTGCTGGGGTCCTTCCTGCTGGTAACAGGCATCACAGACTCGTACAGGGGTGCCGCCCCAGCCCCTCTCGGGCACTGGCATGCTGTGAGTGGAGCAGGCCTGACAGAAACCCTCCCCACAAGCCCGACAGTGGTGTTTCCTCTCCGCCTCCTCAAACGCTCTCTTACAACCATTACATTcctaaacagacaaaaaaatcgATTTGACTGACATTTTGAAATCTTTTGCATGCTATGATATTCTGAAATTTGCATAAATGAGTGTAATCTGACATGGTCTTTCATCTATTCGTATAGGGCATGTCGACTCACAAGGATTTCCGAGTTGGGTTTCCAGTAGGGTGGAGCCACCCGGTCTGTGAGCCAGGCGGTGACGGCCTTAGTTGGGCCTGAGCTGTATTCTGTCACTGATTGGATTATATAAGTCATTCCATCCAAAACCCGCTGAGCTGCATTCTGATGGTCTATCTGGAAGGCATCGGTCTACAAGCACAAATACAACATTAACCACCGTGAGCATCAGTGGAGTCAGCACATGGATGGGACACAGGAAAAACAACTCACCCCCTCCCAGACATGCTTGACCTCGGGCCGCACCACACTGCTCTCTGGATCCTGGTTACCCAGCCAGTACTGTCTACTCCGGTAGATGATGCCACAACTGGGACACTCTAAAACATATCTGTAGAACAAGGTTCAGAGCTTGGACGAGGATCAGCTTCAGAGGCTGGTTTCAGTAAGAAAAACTCGTACTCACCCTGACCACGCGTACTTGGCCAGACCAAGCCATGGGTTCTCTGAAGAGGCAGAGGTTTTTGGTATGACAATCACTTCTCTTCCGCTCTCATAGCACCTCTGCATGGATAAAAGAAATGGTTTATCATCCTTTTTAATGTCTATCATCCGTCTATTACCCTATCTTTTCAGATTGAGAATCCATATAGGACAGTTTTTGCAAACGGATTAATCTGAAAACTCAATTAACAGAGAAAATAGGTGGCGAATCTCATGAACTCGAAGCAcagtttgaatttaaatttaattttctgaCATGAAAAAAAAGGCATGTTGGCACCGCCAAAATGAATATCAATAGTgcaacaaaaattaaacaaataaaacaacaataacgaataaattatataaaaaataaaaaaaacaccaaaaaaataaaaagattttactaatcaaaatgaaaataaaaacaaaaaaaaactacaaacacaagatacaaaataataatgataaaaataaaagtaatgattaaattcacaattatttgtatagcgcttttctcGATTCTAATTTTTTCAAAGCAGCTACACAGAAGATTATAGTGTCCCTATTGTGCCACTTCtaatattgcctttcatgcagtgtgtaatgtagctgtatgactgtgaatgtaaacaatttgcaaagttgtgaagccgaaagtgcatgataaataaagttattgtctcccaaaatAAAGAATCTGCTCTAATCTACAGTCTAAACAAGTCATCGGTAACTTGAAGCAacatatttgcataattcctGCCTATGTTTTACATTGGCCGGCTGCAAACAACTTGACCCCGCCCACAAACGTCCTTTTATTGACAagtgatgtttatattttctattagtGTTCAAAATACGGATCTATGGCATTGCGCTGTAGgtggtagaccaatcacaacagactgggccatcggaccaatcagagcagagtaggctcacggaaaggaggggtttagagagactgaatccgATAACTTCTTTGAAGTGATTTGAGAATCACTGGAAAATTagatgatattaaatgcatattttgagaaaacctAAGCATTTTTGGACATTGCATGTATGTAACCCTATTAgacccaaaacaatattaggaaccttcAAAATTTAAAgttcctacattatatttaggagcaacttcaataataataataataataataataataataattaaacaaaaaacttagaaacacacaaaattttttataaaaataaaaactccagatacgacaacaacaaaaacaaattaagtagtaaaaaaaaaaaaaaaaaaactttatttagcgCCCcacctaaaaacaaaacaaacaaaaaacatataaaagcacaaacaaactaaaacaaaaactaatcaaaatgaaacaacaaaaaaaactgaatagaCAACTAAACTagataatacaaaacaaaacacattgatTTGGACCTTAAGAACTGGCCATGACTGTGAGATCTTACCTTACAAATGAGAACTTTATTGTTGTATTGGTGGGCATACTGGCATAATCCATCAGCCATGTGTGGGACCCCGTCTTTCTGGTGGTTCATGCCGTTCTTACACCGAACACTAAAGCCATGGGATTTTGAAGAGGTTAGTTATGATTCGCAAGTTCTTAAGTATTCTTTAAGAGTACGGCTCTattaaatcacacaaacacacacacacacacaagctaaaACAATAACAAACGACTCGAGATCTAATTACATTCATGTGCAACTCATTTCCATATATTTGTTTTGCATGCTGAATAGAGCTCCTATTTCTTTATTAACTGCAAATCATAACATTATGAAGTGGCTCAGTGTTGATGTGATGAAATTAGAGTCTGATGTGTGACAATGCAgcaattttcttaatttattatgCATCAAACATAACACATCTGTGCATTCAACACAACCTGCGATTAAAAAAAGGCCACAGCCTGAAGAAATGCCTGTGTGGACTTACTTGCAGCTCAGACAGACTGATGGGCAAGTGAAATATTCATCAGGAAAGAAGGAGCATATGCTGATTTTGTCATCTGAGATCTCGCCACAGAACCTGTCGCTCAAGGCCTGagagagagcagagcagagcagagcagaggagaggagtccaGTCAAGAGCATGCATACACTCACCCAGAAAAGTAGTTTAGGACACTTAAATCACACTTAAGTTCTATActctttaaaagtttgggattggtaagatgtgtttaagatgtaatttattggATTTAAAACATGGTAGAAACAgccatattgtgaaatattataataatttaaaataatggtttcctattttaatatatattaaaatattttttttcctttgataACTAAGGAACCATTCCACCAGGctttcacacgatccttcagaaaacattctgatAAGCTttattagtatttagtatttatttattttgttttcattttaaatttcgtTAAAATTGTACTTTTTACTTTAGATCTAATTATTTTAGCGCATCAAGATAAACTgaatgttttatggttttagttttaattaactacagtaaccctggtgctcaagaaacactattatcagtgttgaaaacaatcgtactgcttaatattattatatatttttttttttttttttttgttaactgtgatatatatttttttttttccattaccaGAAAGTTCCAAagaatgtcattttaaatgtcattctgttacttaaaacagaaatattttgaaacaacttaaaagccactattttgttattatttaaatattcatcaaTTTAATACAATCTTTctgaatatatgtaaatatttatacatttatctgtaaaaaataaatcatgcttacataaaacttttgaatgatagtgtatgcTTATTTAAAGAGAGAGTCAAAAGCACCACTTTTATggtattttaagtcatttttggaaCTTGACAGAAGAGAGCGTCGTGAACATTCTGCGAAACTTCTCCTTTTGTGTCCCACAGAGGAAAtaaactcacacaggtttgaaatgagaatgagtaaattatgattaCATTTTGAACTGTTAGATACAAATTATCGAACCAAATATGAAAGCTTTTCATgtctaaattagtttttttggggggttggggacactacacacacagagaaaagtCTGAGGAGCTACTGTACCTGCAGTGCACTGAACACAATGGCCGGCTGGCGTGGGGCTCGCTGGG is drawn from Carassius auratus strain Wakin chromosome 40, ASM336829v1, whole genome shotgun sequence and contains these coding sequences:
- the LOC113058300 gene encoding zinc finger FYVE domain-containing protein 1-like, with product MSEMLPKDMEEISLGPVKIDEEKENERSFLLVDENESLQVKNEAQFLQKLGCSAAQGVKVLSIFGNTGDGKSHTLNHVLFDGEEVFLTSPSPSSCTVGIWAAYEPRLNLIVLDTEGLLGAASQQNRRMRLLLKVLAVSDVAIYRTRAERLHNDMFQFLGSASAAYLKHFTPELRALSSRCGLDVPLSSLGPAVIVFQETFRTQLLGQDGSVPGQADTLLQKRFHDLGQSTDAFSSIQYVGTQTITPPTDYSQLVQIVNQQVNNTSQRAPRQPAIVFSALQALSDRFCGEISDDKISICSFFPDEYFTCPSVCLSCNVRCKNGMNHQKDGVPHMADGLCQYAHQYNNKVLICKRCYESGREVIVIPKTSASSENPWLGLAKYAWSGYVLECPSCGIIYRSRQYWLGNQDPESSVVRPEVKHVWEGTDAFQIDHQNAAQRVLDGMTYIIQSVTEYSSGPTKAVTAWLTDRVAPPYWKPNSEILECNGCKRAFEEAERKHHCRACGEGFCQACSTHSMPVPERGWGGTPVRVCDACYQQEGPQHTGQVAVTEPRALVARRVAEVAQSTLDMVSTAVDYPLCLVKGVARPDYWIPDQEITQCHSCAKPFTPSIHKHHCRACGQGVCGNCSTKTRPVPSRGWDHPVRVCDGCADRRDSL